A part of Ammospiza caudacuta isolate bAmmCau1 chromosome 5, bAmmCau1.pri, whole genome shotgun sequence genomic DNA contains:
- the MANSC4 gene encoding MANSC domain-containing protein 4, giving the protein MAVLLAAAQALLLLLLGLLGLPGLPQRLCSPTAFYKNCWIRRFPGLLLDLRESRRRGARLLRGYAETSSQQCSRSCCLLSNVSCNLAVFYHGAIHGNRNCLHMSCPALESCILKAGVDVILYNITTGIDPDLLIFEKLKSQETNAYSSASKSERQHSTKTPDGGRCQHHSGTTSGSPLLQAPPAATSHGLPANTPSPSWSLTVQRTEGAAYGRAQTSPAAIDLAERTSSRSAITSSAKTAHSAWSPRPAQVLSHVPTRPHLNSSKQHLNETKGYSGRNSTSDNEAAAWEAAALGVWLIPVVLCSSLLCLCCCTVALTAGRCSYRRGHYKPVRTRTTMSRQLIKHAPGRGNL; this is encoded by the exons ATGGCCGTGCTGCTGGCGGCGGCACaagcgctgctgctgctgctgctggggctcctggggctgcccggGCTCCCCCAGCGCCTCTGCTCGCCCACCGCCTTCTACAAGAACTGCTGGATCCGGCGCTTCCCGGGGCTCCTGCTGGACCTGCGGGAGTCGCGGCGCCGGGGAGCGCGGCTGCTGCGGGGCTACGCCGAAACCTcatcccagcagtgcagcaggagctgctgcctcctgagcaACG TCTCCTGCAATCTAGCAGTCTTCTACCATGGAGCCATTCATGGGAACAGGAACTGCCTGCACATGTCTTGCCCAGCTTTGGAAAGCTGCATTCTAAAGGCTGGAGTtgatgtcattttgtacaacatCACAACAG GGATTGATCCAGATCTTCTCATTTTTGAGAAACTGAAATCCCAAGAAACAAATGCCTACTCCTCAGCAAGTAAATctgagaggcagcacagcacaaagacCCCTGACGGGGGAAGATGCCAACATCACAGTGGCACCACGTCAGGTTCTCCTCTGCTCcaagctcctcctgctgccacgAGCCATGGCTTACCAGCAAacactcccagccccagctggagcCTGACAGTGCAGAGAACTGAAGGTGCTGCCTATGGCAGGGCACAAACCTCCCCAGCAGCCATTGATCTTGCTGAGAGGACAAGCAGCAGGTCAGCCATCACCAGCTCAGCCAAGACTGCGCACTCAGCTTGGAGCCCCCGGCCTGCCCAGGTGTTATCACACGTGCCCACCCGTCCTCACCTGAACAGCAGCAAGCAGCACCTCAATGAAACCAAAGGCTACAGTGGGAGGAATTCCACATCAGACAACgaggcagcagcctgggaagctgcagcttTGGGGGTCTGGCTGATTCCTGTTGTCCTGtgctcctctctcctctgcctgtgctgttgCACTGTTGCCCTAACAGCCGGGCGCTGCAGCTACAGGAGGGGTCACTACAAACCTGTAAGGACAAGAACAACCATGTCCAGACAGCTCATAAAACATGCTCCTGGCAGAGGTAATCTGTGA